TTGCCCAGCATGCGCACATTACCGAACAACGGTTTGATGCCACGCAAATACCCCTGATCACCAAAATGGCCCAGGGTTGATGGCGCGATCTCCCGGTAGTGCTCAAGCAGTTCGGCGCTGGCGTGTTGTTGGCGGGGAGCAATCATGAGCTTTTCCCCGGGCGTGAAGGTTTCGGCCGGATGAGAGGGCATGTCGAGCAATATTCGACGGGGTCGCAGGCCCGATAGTAGAAGCAGCAGGTACGGCGAAAACGGACACTGCCCCCCTCCTCCATGGGCGTGGGCGGACGGCGGAAGTGCGTCAGCGGGTTGTAATCCAGGCCGAACAGCTCCGGTGGGGCTTCATTGAGCAGCCAATGGAAATCCGCCTCCTGGCGCTGGCGAATCACTGGATCCTGCACCTTGCTGATGCGTTTTTCGTAAAGCGAATAAACCCGCACGGCCGTGTTCTCCCACAGAATGCGGCGCGAAATCCCGCTGACCCGGTTGAACATCTGCCATAACGGCGCCAATACGCCTGCGAACAGCGCTGTCACGACCTCCGCCCGCCAGGCTTCCCGTTCACCGGCGTCGTACCGGGTGGGTGTTCGCTCGGGCATCGGCATGGAGGATGTCCAGAGCCCTTCGTCATGGCCGTACTCGATCACGCAGTCTTCAAGGGACAACATCAGTCCCTGATCACAAACAGACATGGCGTACAGACAAGCACCCGTGGCCAGGAAAGAGAACCGCTTGCCCAGCAGCGACGCGGTGATGGCTCGGGTCGGAGAGCTGATCACGGGACCCAGCCGGTCGAGCAATTGCACGCACGCGTCTTCATCCAGCAATGCGGAGGCGCGCACCGAGCGTAGCCGGTCGTGCTCGGCCATGGGTTTGAGACGCAGCGGACCGCTCAATACCGCCCAGTCTTGCGGTGCAAACGTTGAACTCAGGTTCATTGTGGCAACTCCCGTCCGAACGGGATGCACAGCGGTGTGCCGAAAAACGGATCGGCAATGATCCGGCAGTTGAGATCGAAGACCTGCTTGACCAGTCCCTCGGTCAGAATGTCCGCCGGCCGCCCCTGAGCGAATGCCGTGCGCTGATGTACCGCGACCATATGGTCGGCGTAGCGACACGCCAGGTTCAGATCATGCAGGACCATGACGATGGTCTTGTTTTCCTGACGATTGAGATCGCGCAGCAGATCCAGCACCTCGATCTGGTGGGCCAGATCGAGAAAAGTGGTCGGCTCATCGAGCAACACGATCTCGGTATCCTGGGCGAGGGTCATGGCAATCCAGACGCGCTGACGCTGGCCACCGGACAGCGCATCGACCGGCCGTTGCGCCAGTTCCTGCACCCCCGTCTGCTGCAGCGCCCGTTCAACCATTGCCTCATCCTGTACCGACCATTGTTGCATCCAGCTCTGATACGGATATCGCCCCAGCGCTACCAGTTGCCGCACCGTGATGCCCTCCGGCGCGCTGGGCATTTGCGGCAGGATGGCCAACTCCCGCGCCACCGCCGCCGTCGAGCGTTGCTGAATATCGACACCGTTGAGAATGACCGAACCCTGTCGCGGCTTGAGCAGGCGCGCCAGGGATTTGAGCAAGGTGCTTTTGCCGCAACCGTTGCTGCCGATCAGCACCGAGATTTTGCCCGCCGGCAGTTGCAGATCCAGTGCATCGATAATCACCTGGCGCTGATAGCCCAGGGTCAGTTGATGGGTCGCCATCGAAGCCATCAGTGATTCCTTAATGCCGCTGGTTGATCAAAAGATAAAGAAAGAACGGTGTCCCCAGCACGGCGACAAAAATCCCGGCGGGCAGATCCAGTGGCAGAAACAGGCTGCGCCCGATCAGGTCGGCCAGCACCGCCAGATTCGCACCGACCAGCGCCGCCATGATCGCTTGCCCGGCAAAGCCCGGGGCCACCAGACGCTTGGCGATATGCGGCGCAATCAGGCCGACAAACGCAATCGCCCCGCCCCATGCCACCGCAGCGCCGGCCAGTGCCACGCTGACCATCAACAACCCGGCGCGCAGCCATTGCACCCGCACGCCGATACCTTGGGCCAGCGCATCATCCAGTTGTTGAAACCGCACCTGACGCGCCAGAAATATCAGAACCGGCATGATCGCCAGCAGCCATCCCGCCAGGGCTCGCGGCTCCGGCCAGCTCGCGCCGTACACGCTGCCGGTCAGCCAGACATACGCTGAAAGCGTGGTGGTCAACGGACTGAACACCAGCATGAAGGTTGTCAGCGCGGTCAGCAGCGCCGACACGCCAACCCCGATCAACACCAGCCGCAGGGGCGACGCGCCGCGTTTCCAGGCCAACAGATAAATGCTCAACGCCGCCAGTCCGGCGCCGCCCATGGCCGCCAGCGGCAGGTATTGCGGGCCCAGCAGCACCGAGAAGAACGACAGGTACAACACCGCCGCCGCACTGGCGCCGCTGGTGATACCCAACAGGTCTGGCGACGCCAACGGATTGCGGATGATGCTTTGCAGAATCAGCCCCGACACCGCCAAAGCCGCGCCCACCAGCGCCGCCAGCAACAACCGTGGCAGACGAAGCTGCTCGATGATGAACACCAGACGCTCATCGCCGCCCTGCCAGAGCAGTTGCACCACGGTCAGCGGCGACAGGTTGACCTTGCCAAGCGAAAGCACGCCCAGCATGACCATCGCTGTGAACACCAGCGCGGCGAGCAGATGCCAGAGGGTAGAAAGGTCAATGCGCCGCGAGAACCCTGCGCGCCGCAATATCAGCGAGTCATTCATAACGCCCTCCTCTCCGCGCCAGCGCAATGAAGAACGGCGCACCGAACAACGCAGTCATGACGCCGACAGGCACCTCTTGCGGCAGGATCACCACCCGCGCCAGCGTGTCGGCCAGCAGTAACAGCATCGCACCGGCCAACGCGCAGCCCGGCAGCAGCCAGCGATGGTCGACCGAAAGGCCTTTGCGCACCATGTGCGGCACCAGCAATCCGATGAAACCGATGCTGCCGGCCAGCGCCACCGCACTGCCCGCCAGGCAGATGATCAGTACGCCGAGCAGTAGCCGGATCAACCCCGTCCGCTGCCCGAGCCCCGTCGCGATCGATTCCCCGGCGTTGAGTACATTCACTTGCCCGGCCATCAACAATGCGCCGATCAACGCCACCAGCACGACCGCCAACAAAGGCGCCGCCAATCCCAGGTCGCGTTCGGACAACGAACCTGCCAGCCAGAACAACACCGTATCCAGACCTTCCTGATTGACCACCAGCAACGCCTGGCTGAACGCCGAAAACAGCGCCGTCATGGC
The window above is part of the Pseudomonas fluorescens genome. Proteins encoded here:
- a CDS encoding FecCD family ABC transporter permease, with amino-acid sequence MSEGVKLLGLLLGLLSSVMLSLAAGANWIAPAQVLDVLMHPDALGVSHEWVVTTRLSRTLMALAVGSSLAVAGALMQALTRNPLASPGLFGINAGATFAIILGTSVFALSAPQQWLWCAFLGAAVAGSLVWIIGNRGQGSLNPLRIVLAGAAMTALFSAFSQALLVVNQEGLDTVLFWLAGSLSERDLGLAAPLLAVVLVALIGALLMAGQVNVLNAGESIATGLGQRTGLIRLLLGVLIICLAGSAVALAGSIGFIGLLVPHMVRKGLSVDHRWLLPGCALAGAMLLLLADTLARVVILPQEVPVGVMTALFGAPFFIALARRGGRYE
- a CDS encoding FecCD family ABC transporter permease, translated to MNDSLILRRAGFSRRIDLSTLWHLLAALVFTAMVMLGVLSLGKVNLSPLTVVQLLWQGGDERLVFIIEQLRLPRLLLAALVGAALAVSGLILQSIIRNPLASPDLLGITSGASAAAVLYLSFFSVLLGPQYLPLAAMGGAGLAALSIYLLAWKRGASPLRLVLIGVGVSALLTALTTFMLVFSPLTTTLSAYVWLTGSVYGASWPEPRALAGWLLAIMPVLIFLARQVRFQQLDDALAQGIGVRVQWLRAGLLMVSVALAGAAVAWGGAIAFVGLIAPHIAKRLVAPGFAGQAIMAALVGANLAVLADLIGRSLFLPLDLPAGIFVAVLGTPFFLYLLINQRH
- a CDS encoding IucA/IucC family C-terminal-domain containing protein, which codes for MNLSSTFAPQDWAVLSGPLRLKPMAEHDRLRSVRASALLDEDACVQLLDRLGPVISSPTRAITASLLGKRFSFLATGACLYAMSVCDQGLMLSLEDCVIEYGHDEGLWTSSMPMPERTPTRYDAGEREAWRAEVVTALFAGVLAPLWQMFNRVSGISRRILWENTAVRVYSLYEKRISKVQDPVIRQRQEADFHWLLNEAPPELFGLDYNPLTHFRRPPTPMEEGGSVRFRRTCCFYYRACDPVEYCSTCPLIRPKPSRPGKSS
- a CDS encoding ABC transporter ATP-binding protein, with protein sequence MASMATHQLTLGYQRQVIIDALDLQLPAGKISVLIGSNGCGKSTLLKSLARLLKPRQGSVILNGVDIQQRSTAAVARELAILPQMPSAPEGITVRQLVALGRYPYQSWMQQWSVQDEAMVERALQQTGVQELAQRPVDALSGGQRQRVWIAMTLAQDTEIVLLDEPTTFLDLAHQIEVLDLLRDLNRQENKTIVMVLHDLNLACRYADHMVAVHQRTAFAQGRPADILTEGLVKQVFDLNCRIIADPFFGTPLCIPFGRELPQ